A single window of Jiangella alkaliphila DNA harbors:
- a CDS encoding sugar ABC transporter substrate-binding protein → MRVRGMAVGLAALLTVAACGGSDDDDTAGGGGGSAEITVWMYPVIPDQDASIEFWDQVETDFEAENEDIDLTIEQQPWEGKDEKIATAIASGQGPDLVLLTPDQTLQYQVSGGLKPLDGAVEDDRDAYLPSALDVVTFEDELYGVPIYHTSTTTAYNMAAFQAAGITEPPETWDDLLAAAPALAANGVAVMDYSGSPETTLNLTFYPLLWQAGGSVFTEDGSDVAFDGPEGLATLQFLLDLQEAGGLPADAATKTNLVDGGPLTTGGAAMTYAITLPDVVHMRAGIGEENVVVGAPLTGEEQVSFGIPGVLALTSISDEEEAAYEVASYIASPEVSAALNAGAGTFPARTDVDAPTGDDALATFSDALQYARPGEVTPTARQVMAVLSAQLQAALQGSKSPEDALADAASEARDLIARGG, encoded by the coding sequence GTGCGAGTTCGAGGTATGGCGGTCGGGTTGGCGGCGCTGTTGACCGTCGCCGCGTGCGGGGGTTCGGACGACGACGACACTGCCGGCGGTGGTGGTGGCTCGGCCGAGATCACGGTGTGGATGTACCCGGTGATCCCTGACCAGGACGCCAGCATCGAGTTCTGGGACCAGGTCGAGACGGACTTCGAGGCCGAGAACGAGGACATCGACCTGACGATCGAGCAGCAGCCGTGGGAGGGCAAGGACGAGAAGATCGCCACGGCGATCGCCTCCGGTCAGGGTCCCGACCTCGTGCTGCTCACGCCCGACCAGACGCTGCAGTACCAGGTGAGCGGCGGGCTGAAGCCGCTCGACGGCGCCGTCGAGGACGACCGCGACGCCTACCTGCCGAGCGCGCTGGACGTCGTCACGTTCGAGGACGAGCTGTACGGCGTCCCGATCTACCACACCAGCACCACCACGGCGTACAACATGGCGGCGTTCCAGGCCGCCGGCATCACCGAGCCGCCGGAGACGTGGGACGACCTGCTCGCCGCCGCGCCGGCGCTGGCCGCGAACGGCGTCGCCGTCATGGACTACTCCGGCTCGCCGGAGACGACCTTGAACCTCACCTTCTACCCGCTGCTGTGGCAGGCCGGCGGCTCGGTCTTCACCGAGGACGGCTCCGACGTCGCCTTCGACGGACCCGAAGGGCTCGCGACCCTGCAGTTCCTGCTCGACCTGCAGGAGGCGGGCGGGCTCCCGGCCGACGCGGCGACCAAGACGAACCTGGTCGACGGCGGACCGCTGACCACGGGCGGGGCGGCCATGACCTACGCCATCACACTGCCTGACGTCGTGCACATGCGGGCCGGCATCGGCGAGGAGAACGTGGTGGTCGGAGCGCCGCTGACCGGTGAAGAGCAGGTGAGCTTCGGCATCCCCGGTGTCCTGGCGCTGACCAGCATCAGCGACGAGGAGGAGGCGGCCTACGAGGTGGCGTCCTACATCGCCTCGCCGGAGGTCTCGGCCGCGCTGAACGCCGGCGCCGGCACCTTCCCGGCGCGCACCGACGTCGACGCGCCCACCGGCGACGACGCCCTGGCGACGTTCAGCGACGCGCTCCAGTACGCCCGCCCGGGTGAGGTGACGCCGACCGCACGTCAGGTCATGGCGGTGCTGTCGGCGCAGCTCCAGGCCGCGCTGCAGGGCTCGAAGTCGCCCGAGGACGCGCTCGCCGACGCCGCGTCGGAGGCGCGCGACCTGATCGCCCGTGGCGGCTGA
- a CDS encoding outer membrane protein assembly factor BamB family protein has product MLRRSPIAAVLLVLALVLSPAAATAEPATPAPAAADAAWTAVPLGPASVATPTGSGGFIGDMLWFSTRQANPPALIGLDPASGEAVSQIPLPDSLGAWVSAVSGTDVYVGTYTPAKLYRVDTVSGEVEEILTAGGSGAVVYALTVAPDGVVYAGTYESSGGRILAYDPATGAVTDLGVTVPGQDYVRALVADERYLYAGIGSAASLVRIDRATHESIDLTPPDLAGATFVSSLALHEGVLLGGVSPRGQLLVVETADPSRYELVQAPAETFVVAVTGGEPGRAYFAARPSGTLYGYDLWSGTAEALAVPAPEKAASGLTFNDGQVWGLVDGLAYAYDPAGGGVTGLPLDAAGVTPSPEGPMALAADSEHVYVSGSGGVQIHDIARGGSSRVFVPGEAKSLWPTGDTVYLSVYTRALIYELPSTAGPVRQLAEIGHEQTRPRDSFLDDGTGRLYVGTEPDYGRYGGALAVYDTATGELDVYRDIVEDQTISAVAAEGDTVYIGSDIKTGLGTSPVATRAEVAAVDAGTGAVRWSIPAPAGATVVGDLRLIGAELVGLTSTGLLFGLDPATGTLRWQHALGVNASILTPSATGVYTTDGKSILRLTWPEPGAPVVSTVYTGLAGEWYGPASVTATPDGSALFAVQGRTLVRLDVPGELFADVSAASSSAWVGDPDRSRVWRASVTVTVLGADGSPLAGARVTAGWRAGDRPAATTSCVTGGDGSCVLRRTVADAAAVTADVTAVSHPSLPRGAVELSKTVTVTAPERGSR; this is encoded by the coding sequence ATGCTCCGCCGCTCCCCGATCGCCGCAGTCCTGCTCGTGCTCGCCCTGGTCCTCTCGCCCGCAGCGGCCACGGCCGAGCCGGCGACGCCGGCCCCCGCTGCCGCGGATGCGGCCTGGACCGCGGTGCCGCTCGGGCCGGCCAGCGTCGCCACGCCTACCGGCTCGGGCGGATTCATCGGCGACATGCTGTGGTTCTCGACCCGGCAGGCCAACCCGCCGGCCCTCATCGGTCTCGATCCCGCCAGCGGCGAGGCGGTCAGCCAGATCCCGCTGCCGGACAGCCTGGGCGCCTGGGTGAGCGCGGTCTCCGGAACCGACGTCTACGTCGGCACCTACACGCCCGCCAAGCTCTACCGCGTCGACACCGTCAGCGGCGAGGTCGAGGAGATCCTCACGGCCGGAGGTTCCGGCGCGGTCGTCTACGCGCTGACGGTGGCGCCGGACGGGGTCGTCTACGCCGGGACGTACGAGTCGTCCGGCGGGCGGATCCTCGCCTACGACCCGGCCACCGGAGCGGTCACCGACCTGGGCGTCACCGTGCCGGGCCAGGACTACGTGCGCGCGCTGGTGGCCGACGAACGCTACCTCTACGCCGGCATCGGCTCGGCCGCGTCGCTGGTGCGCATCGACCGCGCCACGCACGAGAGCATCGACCTCACTCCCCCGGACCTGGCCGGCGCCACCTTCGTCTCGTCGCTGGCGCTGCACGAGGGCGTGCTGCTGGGCGGCGTCTCGCCGCGCGGCCAGCTGCTCGTCGTCGAGACCGCCGACCCGTCCCGGTACGAGCTGGTCCAGGCGCCGGCCGAGACGTTCGTCGTCGCCGTGACCGGCGGCGAGCCGGGCCGGGCCTACTTCGCCGCCCGGCCGTCGGGGACGCTGTACGGCTACGATCTGTGGTCCGGCACCGCGGAGGCACTCGCCGTACCGGCGCCGGAGAAGGCGGCCAGCGGCCTCACCTTCAACGACGGCCAGGTCTGGGGCCTGGTCGACGGCCTCGCCTACGCCTACGACCCGGCCGGCGGCGGCGTCACCGGACTGCCGCTGGACGCGGCCGGCGTCACCCCCAGCCCGGAAGGGCCGATGGCCCTCGCCGCCGACAGCGAGCACGTGTACGTGTCCGGTTCCGGCGGCGTCCAGATCCACGACATCGCCCGCGGCGGCAGCAGCCGGGTCTTCGTCCCGGGCGAGGCGAAGTCGCTGTGGCCCACCGGCGACACCGTCTACCTGTCGGTCTACACCAGGGCGCTGATCTACGAGCTGCCCTCCACCGCCGGTCCGGTGCGGCAGCTCGCGGAGATCGGCCACGAGCAGACCCGGCCGCGCGACTCGTTCCTCGACGACGGCACCGGACGGCTCTACGTCGGCACCGAGCCCGACTACGGCCGTTACGGCGGTGCGCTGGCGGTCTACGACACGGCCACCGGCGAGCTGGACGTCTACCGCGACATCGTCGAGGACCAGACGATCTCCGCCGTCGCGGCCGAGGGCGACACCGTCTACATCGGCAGCGACATCAAGACCGGCCTCGGCACCTCACCGGTCGCGACCCGCGCCGAGGTGGCCGCCGTCGACGCGGGCACCGGCGCGGTGCGCTGGTCGATCCCGGCACCGGCCGGGGCCACCGTCGTCGGCGACCTCCGGCTGATCGGCGCCGAGCTGGTCGGCCTGACGTCCACCGGGCTGCTGTTCGGGCTCGACCCGGCCACCGGGACGCTGCGCTGGCAGCACGCACTGGGCGTGAACGCGTCGATCCTGACGCCGTCGGCCACCGGGGTCTACACGACGGACGGGAAGTCCATCCTCCGGCTGACCTGGCCCGAGCCGGGCGCGCCGGTCGTCTCGACCGTGTACACGGGTCTGGCCGGCGAGTGGTATGGCCCGGCCTCGGTCACCGCCACGCCGGACGGGTCGGCGCTGTTCGCCGTCCAGGGCCGGACCCTCGTGCGCCTGGACGTCCCCGGCGAGCTCTTCGCAGACGTGTCGGCGGCGTCCTCGTCGGCCTGGGTGGGCGACCCGGACCGGTCCCGGGTGTGGCGCGCGTCGGTCACCGTCACCGTCCTCGGCGCGGACGGGTCGCCGCTGGCCGGCGCCCGGGTCACCGCCGGCTGGCGGGCCGGCGACCGCCCGGCGGCCACGACCTCCTGCGTGACCGGCGGGGACGGCAGCTGCGTGCTGCGCCGCACCGTGGCCGACGCCGCGGCCGTCACCGCCGACGTCACCGCCGTCTCGCACCCGTCCCTGCCGCGGGGCGCCGTCGAACTGTCCAAGACCGTCACCGTCACCGCTCCGGAACGAGGTTCCCGATGA
- a CDS encoding NHL repeat-containing protein, which yields MTELSRRTFLSAVAAAGALPAVPGIAGVAAAAGSPAPELFGPAAVTAAIVGMAVEGDTGYLVTRGQTPPKVVTVDLAARTVTRIDRLDRGDGGWACTISGGQVYAGTYPTPDLYRYDPVSGEVELLGTIGPSGGFVWCLTTAPDGTVYAGTSPRCELWEYRPDTGVLRKVGRVATDTQFARVVAADDTTVYVGTTPLRHVIAVDRATGAMRDIYPADLERTGSVDAIIATGDRVLVSAGGQVLDLAPDGSDYTVVAPPEPSTMIDGLTLTPSGELLGVARRTGALFRRVGDALEPAGVANAGDETRGLWLRDESVLLGAGGSGVLWFHDLATGDTETFDLTETDVAGPDLVQYLSYDRSAVYVGGHFYVTVHRPWAGVEPRRIRVNGEIKAMLPHEGRVLGAIYPSGELISIDPATDTVTSLGMLGNDQQRPWELALDTERGLLLVASAPGTGRLNGALTVLDLATGAMDAYVGLLQDQSVMSVALHDGVAYLAGDTWGGGGATPTQPAAQVAAFDLATRTVLWRTEPIAGQASLQHVEVHDGYLYGVYKRLSGTWFAMDLATRTVVRQGRISGYGEIVVHNDQVFAATNFGDYLYRLRPDHDAEQLAGPLVASWFTVPQLEFERGWTAWGVAGRELARFDLHPRHRR from the coding sequence ATGACCGAACTCAGCCGCCGTACCTTCCTCTCCGCCGTCGCCGCGGCCGGTGCGCTGCCCGCGGTGCCCGGCATCGCCGGGGTCGCCGCCGCAGCCGGCTCGCCGGCACCGGAGCTGTTCGGACCCGCGGCGGTGACGGCGGCCATCGTGGGCATGGCGGTCGAGGGCGACACCGGCTACCTCGTGACCCGCGGCCAGACCCCGCCCAAGGTCGTCACCGTCGACCTGGCCGCCCGGACCGTGACGCGCATCGACCGCCTCGACCGCGGTGACGGCGGCTGGGCGTGCACGATCTCGGGCGGTCAGGTGTACGCGGGCACCTACCCGACCCCCGACCTGTACCGCTACGACCCCGTCAGCGGCGAGGTCGAGCTGCTCGGCACGATCGGGCCGTCCGGCGGCTTCGTCTGGTGCCTGACGACGGCGCCCGACGGCACCGTGTACGCCGGCACGTCGCCGCGCTGCGAGCTGTGGGAGTACCGGCCGGACACCGGCGTGCTGCGCAAGGTCGGCCGGGTCGCCACCGACACCCAGTTCGCCCGCGTCGTCGCCGCCGACGACACGACGGTGTACGTGGGCACGACGCCGCTGCGGCACGTCATCGCCGTCGACCGCGCCACCGGGGCGATGCGCGACATCTACCCGGCGGACCTGGAGCGCACCGGGTCGGTCGACGCGATCATCGCCACCGGCGACCGCGTGCTCGTCTCGGCCGGCGGCCAGGTGCTGGACCTCGCGCCCGACGGCTCCGACTACACGGTCGTCGCGCCGCCCGAGCCCTCGACCATGATCGACGGCCTGACGCTGACGCCGTCGGGCGAGCTGCTGGGCGTCGCGCGCCGCACCGGCGCGCTGTTCCGGCGGGTGGGCGACGCGCTCGAGCCCGCTGGTGTCGCCAACGCCGGCGACGAGACCCGCGGCCTCTGGCTGCGCGACGAGTCGGTGCTGCTGGGCGCCGGCGGCAGCGGGGTGCTGTGGTTCCACGACCTCGCCACCGGCGACACCGAGACGTTCGACCTCACCGAGACCGACGTGGCCGGGCCCGACCTCGTCCAGTACCTCAGCTACGACCGCAGCGCCGTGTACGTCGGCGGACACTTCTACGTCACCGTGCACCGGCCGTGGGCCGGCGTCGAGCCCCGCCGGATCCGGGTGAACGGCGAGATCAAGGCGATGCTGCCGCACGAGGGCCGAGTGCTGGGCGCCATCTACCCGAGCGGCGAGCTGATCAGCATCGACCCGGCGACCGACACCGTCACGTCGCTGGGCATGCTCGGGAACGACCAGCAGCGTCCGTGGGAGCTGGCGCTCGATACCGAGCGCGGCCTGCTCCTCGTCGCGTCGGCGCCGGGGACCGGCCGGCTGAACGGCGCGCTGACCGTGCTGGACCTCGCGACCGGCGCGATGGACGCCTACGTCGGCCTGCTGCAGGACCAGAGCGTCATGTCCGTCGCTCTGCACGACGGCGTCGCGTACCTGGCCGGCGACACCTGGGGCGGCGGCGGCGCCACACCGACCCAGCCGGCCGCGCAGGTGGCCGCGTTCGACCTGGCGACCCGGACGGTGCTGTGGCGGACCGAGCCGATCGCCGGGCAGGCCAGCCTGCAGCACGTCGAGGTCCACGACGGATATCTCTACGGCGTGTACAAGCGTCTGAGCGGCACCTGGTTCGCGATGGACCTCGCCACCCGCACCGTCGTCAGGCAGGGCAGGATCAGCGGCTACGGCGAGATCGTCGTGCACAACGACCAGGTCTTCGCGGCGACCAACTTCGGCGACTACCTCTACCGGCTGCGCCCCGACCACGACGCGGAGCAGCTGGCCGGGCCGCTCGTCGCCAGCTGGTTCACCGTTCCTCAGCTGGAGTTCGAGCGCGGCTGGACCGCTTGGGGGGTTGCGGGCCGCGAGCTGGCCCGCTTCGACCTGCATCCGCGGCATCGGCGCTGA
- a CDS encoding ribosomal RNA small subunit methyltransferase A — protein MPRHSRTHQRSGRPNRQNGAKRAPAKTAAQAPNHAGIHLLRDPAVSARMVRSSGAGPGDLVVELGAGLGALTGPLAATGARVIAVERDPRFVAKLQRRFSDDDGVRVVEADARTVMLPHRQYAVVANIPYAISTALLRRLLDPEGTSVRQADLLVEWGFAKRMTDTHPRDLEVAWWRARFELSIAGRVGPGSFRPAPSVDSAHLVVRRRTDVSRQQARLARRLLQDAYRQPRRAARDVLGAHVPKKRAHRLLTSTGIDPPAAAATVPAATWLLLAGELSADAADAGRSGPARGPQPPKRSSRARTPAEER, from the coding sequence ATGCCGCGCCATTCCCGTACCCACCAGCGCTCCGGCCGCCCGAACCGCCAGAACGGCGCGAAGCGCGCCCCCGCGAAGACCGCCGCGCAGGCGCCCAACCACGCCGGCATCCACCTGCTCCGCGACCCGGCGGTCAGCGCCCGGATGGTCCGCTCGTCCGGCGCCGGGCCGGGCGACCTCGTCGTCGAGCTCGGCGCCGGCCTGGGCGCGCTGACCGGGCCGCTGGCCGCCACCGGCGCCCGCGTCATCGCCGTGGAACGCGACCCGCGGTTCGTCGCGAAGCTGCAGCGGCGGTTCTCCGACGACGACGGCGTGCGGGTGGTCGAGGCCGACGCGCGCACGGTCATGCTGCCGCACCGCCAGTACGCCGTGGTCGCGAACATCCCGTACGCGATCTCGACGGCGCTGCTGCGCCGGCTGCTCGACCCCGAGGGCACCTCGGTGCGGCAGGCGGACCTGCTGGTCGAGTGGGGGTTCGCCAAGCGGATGACCGACACGCACCCGCGCGACCTGGAGGTCGCGTGGTGGCGGGCCCGGTTCGAGCTCAGCATCGCCGGGCGGGTCGGTCCTGGCAGCTTCCGGCCGGCGCCGTCGGTCGACTCGGCGCACCTGGTGGTCCGCCGCCGCACGGACGTGTCCAGGCAGCAGGCCCGCCTGGCCCGGCGGCTGCTGCAGGACGCGTACCGGCAGCCGCGCCGGGCGGCGCGGGACGTCCTCGGGGCGCACGTGCCGAAGAAGCGCGCGCACCGGTTGCTCACGTCGACGGGCATCGACCCGCCGGCCGCCGCCGCGACGGTGCCCGCCGCCACCTGGCTGCTGCTCGCCGGCGAGCTCAGCGCCGATGCCGCGGATGCAGGTCGAAGCGGGCCAGCTCGCGGCCCGCAACCCCCCAAGCGGTCCAGCCGCGCTCGAACTCCAGCTGAGGAACGGTGA
- a CDS encoding Uma2 family endonuclease: protein MGDLEHFPDDGLRYELVDGALLVTPAPLGPHQDAVLGLALLLGPKTPEDLKLYIAPRDWQPDDRTSFQPDVFVIRREHDQAAPITAPLSLAIEVLSRSTRRTDQALKYSTYAEHGVASYWIVDPVEPSIVAYDLVDGAYVEVGRAAGDQSVTLTQPFEVTVTPKALVSA from the coding sequence GTGGGTGACCTCGAGCACTTCCCCGACGACGGCCTGCGTTACGAACTCGTCGACGGGGCGCTGCTGGTGACGCCCGCACCGCTGGGGCCGCACCAGGACGCGGTCCTCGGGCTCGCCTTGCTGTTGGGGCCCAAGACGCCTGAAGACCTGAAGCTGTACATCGCACCTCGCGACTGGCAGCCGGACGACCGGACGTCGTTCCAGCCCGATGTCTTCGTGATCCGCCGGGAACACGACCAGGCGGCGCCCATCACGGCGCCGCTGAGTCTCGCCATCGAGGTGCTGTCTCGGAGCACGCGGCGCACGGACCAGGCCCTCAAGTACTCGACGTACGCCGAGCACGGCGTGGCGTCGTACTGGATCGTCGACCCGGTCGAGCCGTCCATCGTGGCCTACGACCTGGTCGATGGCGCGTACGTCGAGGTGGGCCGGGCCGCCGGCGACCAGAGCGTCACGCTCACGCAGCCGTTCGAGGTGACCGTCACACCGAAAGCGTTGGTGTCGGCGTGA
- a CDS encoding ABC-F family ATP-binding cassette domain-containing protein: MSLLSVRALCIAYAGRRVLDGVSYDAAAGERLGIVGENGAGKSTLLRLSAGVEAPDSGTVERHGTLGYLTQEPDLPAGSTVDGAVDAALAEFRVLEQRMRAAEARLADGDESVLDEYGDLLAEFEHRDGWAADARAARALAGLGLAEIAGDRTVDTLSGGQRSRLALALALVRAPDVLLLDEPTNHLDDDAIAFLEDALKEYRGAVVTVSHDRAFLDGVATSILDLDPVLTVERDGTPHIGPARYTGAYTDYLAGKAAARLRWEQAYATWSDDVDEARAVVKQDARRVGHDGRGRRDNDKFAAHFASQKVDAAVSRRVREAEVRLRRLEELRIPKPPRLLRFDAALGAGVPDGVLIAVRDVKVPGRIAARALDVTRDTRLMITGRNGSGKSSLLAVLAGALEPQTGEVLRSRRLRIGWLPQTGSFPDLSLTAVQAFAAGRPGPAPEYQAELAGLGLLPGPALGMPVGALSVGQQRRLALARLLVTRPQVLLLDEPTNHLSLGLVEELEAAVDGAGLAVVVVTHDRWARRRWQGERAEVVHNELLVG, translated from the coding sequence GTGTCTCTCCTCTCCGTTCGCGCTCTCTGCATCGCCTACGCCGGCCGCCGGGTCCTCGACGGCGTCAGCTATGACGCCGCCGCGGGGGAGCGGCTCGGCATCGTGGGCGAGAACGGCGCCGGGAAGTCGACCCTGCTCCGGCTCTCGGCCGGGGTCGAGGCGCCCGACTCCGGCACCGTCGAGCGGCACGGCACGCTCGGCTACCTCACCCAGGAGCCCGACCTGCCGGCCGGCAGCACCGTCGACGGCGCCGTCGACGCCGCGCTGGCGGAGTTCCGCGTCCTCGAGCAGCGCATGCGCGCCGCCGAAGCGCGGCTCGCCGACGGCGACGAGTCGGTGCTGGACGAGTACGGCGACCTGCTGGCCGAGTTCGAGCACCGCGACGGCTGGGCCGCCGACGCCCGGGCCGCCCGCGCGCTGGCCGGGCTGGGCCTGGCCGAGATCGCGGGGGACCGGACGGTCGACACGCTGTCGGGCGGCCAGCGGTCCCGGCTGGCGCTGGCGCTGGCACTGGTCCGCGCGCCGGACGTGCTGCTGCTGGACGAGCCGACCAACCACCTCGACGACGACGCCATCGCCTTCCTCGAGGACGCGCTGAAGGAGTACCGCGGCGCCGTCGTCACCGTGTCGCACGACCGCGCGTTCCTCGACGGCGTGGCCACGTCGATCCTCGACCTCGACCCCGTCCTGACGGTGGAGCGCGACGGCACCCCGCACATCGGCCCGGCCCGCTACACCGGCGCCTACACCGACTACCTGGCCGGCAAGGCGGCCGCCCGGTTGCGGTGGGAGCAGGCGTACGCCACCTGGTCCGACGACGTCGACGAGGCGCGCGCGGTCGTCAAGCAGGACGCCCGCCGGGTCGGTCACGACGGCCGCGGCCGGCGCGACAACGACAAGTTCGCCGCGCATTTCGCCAGCCAGAAGGTCGACGCGGCCGTGTCGCGGCGGGTCCGCGAGGCCGAGGTGCGGCTGCGCCGGCTGGAGGAGCTGCGCATCCCGAAGCCGCCGCGGCTGCTCCGGTTCGACGCCGCGCTGGGCGCCGGCGTGCCCGACGGCGTGCTGATCGCCGTCCGCGACGTGAAGGTCCCGGGCCGCATCGCCGCCCGCGCGCTGGACGTCACCCGCGACACCCGGCTGATGATCACCGGCCGCAACGGCTCGGGCAAGTCGTCGCTGCTGGCGGTGCTGGCCGGGGCGCTGGAGCCGCAGACCGGCGAGGTGCTGCGGTCGCGGCGGCTGCGGATCGGCTGGCTGCCGCAGACCGGCAGCTTCCCCGACCTGTCGCTGACGGCGGTGCAGGCGTTCGCCGCCGGTCGCCCCGGCCCGGCCCCCGAGTACCAGGCCGAGCTGGCCGGCCTCGGCCTGCTGCCCGGACCGGCGCTGGGCATGCCGGTCGGCGCGCTGTCGGTCGGGCAGCAGCGCCGGCTCGCGCTGGCCCGGCTGCTGGTGACCCGGCCCCAGGTGCTGCTCCTCGACGAGCCGACGAACCACCTGTCGCTCGGCCTGGTGGAAGAGCTGGAGGCGGCGGTCGACGGCGCCGGCCTTGCGGTCGTCGTCGTGACCCATGACCGCTGGGCGCGGCGCCGCTGGCAGGGCGAACGCGCCGAGGTTGTCCACAACGAACTGCTGGTCGGCTAG
- a CDS encoding VOC family protein: protein MQKIANIVVDCADPRLLAHFWSDVLGYPRLEYPEEMRRELLASGLTEDDLLARVVAEDPTGEGPRFYFQRVPEAKLGKNRVHVDVRSVPGRRAEPHEVDAEVERITALGATVLRKADDAWGPYTEYFYVLADPEGNEFCVC, encoded by the coding sequence GTGCAGAAGATCGCCAACATCGTCGTCGACTGCGCCGACCCGCGACTGCTCGCCCACTTCTGGTCCGACGTCCTGGGCTACCCGCGCCTGGAGTACCCCGAGGAGATGCGCCGCGAGCTGCTGGCGTCCGGCCTCACCGAGGACGACCTGCTCGCCCGCGTCGTCGCCGAGGACCCCACCGGCGAGGGACCGCGGTTCTACTTCCAGCGGGTGCCCGAGGCCAAGCTGGGCAAGAACCGCGTCCACGTCGACGTCCGGTCGGTGCCGGGCCGGCGCGCCGAACCGCACGAGGTCGACGCCGAGGTCGAGCGCATCACCGCCCTCGGCGCGACCGTCCTGCGCAAGGCCGACGACGCGTGGGGCCCGTACACCGAGTACTTCTACGTGCTCGCCGACCCCGAGGGCAACGAGTTCTGCGTGTGCTGA